In Truepera sp., the sequence GTGAACGACGTCGGCCGCGTGCACGCCACGGTCCTCGCCGAGTCGAGGGACCCCGCCGCCACGGCGCGCGCCGAGACCCTCTACTCCCTGGCCACCACAGCCCTGGCGAAGGGCGAGGACGAGGAGGCGCGCAGCTCGCTCGCCTCGCTCCGGACCCTCGAGGCGCAGTTGCAGGCGTCTTACACGCTGCGGATCGCCGCCGAGACCACCGGGGTGTGGCGCGTTCCCGACCTCAACACCGAGGCGGCGAACTACTACATCATCGTCGAGCCCATCGACCGTAACGGCAAGAACATCGCCATCGACGTCACCAACGAAGAGACGGGCAAGACCGAGCGCGTCAAGAGCTTCGGCCTGCGGGTCTCGGACGCCACCTTCGAGGAGATCAGGCGCGACAAGCTCGACGACGGCATCATCCAGCGCGACGTTTTCGGCGAGAAGCAGGCCGGCTTCTTGCAGCCCGAGTACTACTTCGACACCACCGGCGCCGCCATAACGAGTTGGGACTGATGATCAGCGGTAGCAAGACCCTCGAAGGCCTGGTGCAGGCACTGCAGCAGGAGCAGGCACGCACCAGCCAGTTGGACTCGTCCCTCAACCGCAGCAACGACGAGCTGCTCGCCATCGACGCCAAGCGCGTGGCCGAGCTGGGGCGCCTCGCCCAACTGCGCCTGCGTTACCTGGCCAGCAAGGACGCCAGGGTCGAGGACACGACCGACGAGCAGGTGCTCAAGTTCATCGCGCAGCGCGACGCCGCGTACCAGGACGTCCGCCGGCGCCAGGCGCAGCACGATGCCGACTTGGCGGCGCTCGAGGAGGCGCGGGCGGCCGCCCAAGACGAGCTCGGCGCCGCGATGCAAGCGGTCGAGGACGCCGAAGCCGCCACGCAGCAGCGCCTGGGGGCCGACCCCGCCTACCAGCGGCAACTCGAGGCAGCCCACGAGGCCGACCGCGTTGCCCAGAAGGCCGACGCCAAGGCGACCCAAAGCGAGAACGAGCAGGCGACGAAGGGCGAGGCGTACCGCGCCGACCCGCTCTTCTCGTACCTGTGGCGCAGGAAGTACGGCACCGTGGAGTACCGTCCGGGCGGCTTAGTCTTCGCTCCGCTCGTGCGCTACCTGGACGGGCGGGTTGCGCGCATCTGCTCGTACATGGACGCGCGCGCCAACTACGCGCGCCTGCTCGAGATACCGGTGCGTCTGCGAGAGCACGCCGCGCACAAGGCGGCGGCCGCCGAAGCCGCGCACGCGGAACTCGAACGCCTCGACCTGCAGGCGAGGGAGGACGACGGGATCGGCGCCCTGGATGCCCGGCGCACCGCCGCTCAGGCCAAGGTGGACGAGCTGGACGCCAAGATCGCGGCCAAGGCCGCCGAGGGCCAACAGATCCAAGAGGCCCTCGGACGCTTCGCGCAAGGCCAGGACAGCGACTACCAGAACGCCACCGAGTTCCTCCGCAACGAGTTCGGCCGCACGCCCATCGACGTGCTGCGCGCCGGCGCCCTTGCGACCCCCACGCCCGAGGACGACCTCGTGGTGGCGCGACTGGCCCAGCTCTCGAGCAAGCGTGAGGAGCTGGCGGCCAGCGTCGACGAACTGCGCGCCGCCGCCGAGGCCAGCCGCCGGCGCCTGCAGGAGCTCACGAAGCTGCGGTCGGATTTCAACCAGGCCGGGATGGCCCAGCCCAACTCGTCGTTCCGTGACGGGCAAGCGATAAGCACCGGCATCACGCAGTACCTTGCCGGCATGCTCACCGCGCAGGCGCTGTGGCAGCTCTTCAACCGGCAACGGCAGGTGACGAGCGGCAACGTCGACCCCACCTTCGGCTCGGGCGGCTTCGGTCGCGGGACGGTCTGGGGCGGCGGCCGGCCGCCGAGGGGCGGCGTGAACCAGGGCATCGACGTCCTGGGGTCGATCCTCGACGCGGTCGCGCGCTCGCAGTCGCACTCGAGTGGGCGGCCGAGCGGCGGCGGGTTCGGTGGCGGCTCCAGGCCGAGCGGCGGCGGGTTCAAGCCTAGTGGTGGCGGCTTCAAGCCGAGCGGCGGGTCGAAGCCGAGTGGCGGCTCGCGCCCAAGTGGCGGCAGCATGCCCAAGCGGGGCGGGTTCAAGACGGGAGGGAAGTTCTGAGCCGGAAACGTGGCCGCACGCAACCAAGGACGAGCGTCAGGCGCCACGACATGCGCCGCAAGATCGGCGCCGTGCCCGGCGCCGTCGTCTACACCGGCCCGCAGCGTGATTACGGGGCGCACCTACAACTCATCCACTACCAGGAGGACTCGCTAGAGGAGACCGAGGTCTCCGACATCGCGAGCCTGCCTAAGCTCCTCGAGGCTCCCGGAGTGCACTGGCTGAACGTGGTAGGCGTGCACGACACGAAGCTGCTCGAGAACCTAGGACAAGTGCTGGGCCTGCACCCGCTCACGGTCGAGGACCTGGCGAGCCTGGGACAGCGCCCCAAGACCGAGGAGTACGAACACTACCTCTTCATGGTCTTCCGCATCCTCACCCGCCACGGCGTCCCGGTCACCACCTCCGAAGAGCAAGGTGCTCAAGGTCGTGGTTCGGCGCCCGGCGCGCGAGCCGCGGATCCGGCGGCGGCCGAGGCTCCAGGCGCGGCCACCCCCGCCACTGGCCCAGCAACCCCCGCCCCAGGCCCGGCCACCCCCGCCACTGGCCCCGCGGCGGCAACCCCCACCCGAAGCCCGGCAGCTCCCGCCAAGCTGGTGCAGCTGGAGCCATCGGCGTCCGCCGGCACGGTCGGCCACGACCTGCTCCACAGCGAGCAGTTCTCCCTCGTGTTGCGAGAGGGCCTGCTGGTCACGTTCCAGGAGCTCGAGAGGGACCCGTTCGAGCCGCTGCGAGAGAGGTTGCGGAAGGGCGCCGGGCGGCTCAGGAAGATGGGCGCCGACTACCTCGCCTACACGCTCATCGACCTCGTCATCGACCAGTACTTCGAGGTGGTGGAGGCCTACGGTGACGACCTGGAGGCCATCGAGGAGAAGATACTGCGGGGCCCCGAGCGCGACTCGCTCGAGCGCGTCAACGACCTGCGCCGCGACCTGCTGGTGGTGCGCCGCGCAGTCTGGCCCCTGCGTGACGTGATGGCGTCGTTGCAACGCAAGGATCAGGCATACTTCTCGCCCGAGGTATCGAACTACCTGCGCGACGCGCACGACCACGCCGTGCAGGTCATGGACGCCGTGGAAACGCAGCGCGAGCAGCTCACCAGCCTGCACGACATCTACCTCACGCTGCTGAGCGTGCGCATGAACGACGTCATGAAGGTCCTGACGATCATCGCGACCATCTTCATCCCGCTCACCTTCTTGGCGGGCATCTACGGCATGAACTTCAAGTACATGCCCGAGTACCACTGGCGCTGGGCGTATCCAGCCCTGTGGCTGGTCATGCTGCTGTTGGGAGGGGGCATGCTCGCGGCCTTCAGGCGCCGGGGGTGGTTGTGAGCGCACCGGCGTGGGCGGCGTACCGCGAAACGGTCGCCCTCGCCTCCGCGCCGAGCGCCGGGGCCCGGGCCGTGCGGTGCGGCCTGGCCGTTGGCTAACGCCCCGATAGGTCTCGCAGCGCCTCGATCAACGGCCGCAGCACGTGCGACTTGAGCTTGAGCGCGGCCCGGTTCACCACCAGCCGCGCGCTCGATTCGGCTATCACGTCCACCTCGGCAAGGCCGTTGGCTCTCAGCGTCGCCCCCGTCTGAACCACGTCCACCACGGCGTCGGCCAGGCCCGAGAGGCAGGCTAGCTCGACGTTGCCCGAGAGCGCTACCACCTCCGCCGGGCTGCCGAGGCGCCTGAGGTACTCGGCCGCTACCCGCGGGTACTTGCTGGCCACGCGCCGGATGGGCCCGCTCTGGCCCTCCGGGCGGATGAGCGACAGGCGGCAAGCCGCGAAGCCCAGGTCCACGGGCGCGTAGAGGCGACTCCCGTGCTCCAGCAAAACGTCGCGCCCGACCACCCCCGCGTCGGCCACGCCCAGCTCTACGTAAGTGGGCACATCGGCGTTGCGCATGACGAGCACGGTTGCGTCGGGACCGTCGTGCCGCAGGGCGCGGTCGTCGTCACTCAAGGCGAGGCGCAAGCCGGCGCTGCGCAGCGCCGCCAGTGCCTCCTCCAGCACCCGCCCTTTGGGCAGCGCCAGCACGAGCGGCGCACCGTTGGCCCGCGTCACCTCCGGCCCCCGTTGCCAGCGAGCAGGGCCTGCAGCTCGAGCCTGCGTGCCTCCGACGCGCCCCCTTCGGCCACGCTCCTCAGGGTGCCGTCCACGAGGAGGTAAGGGATGCGCTCGGCGCGCGCCTCGCGCTCCGCCCCGCCGGGGTCGCTCGCCACCGCCCGCGCCACGGCGATGCCCGCGGCGCGCAGGAGCCTGGCGGCGGGGTCGTCGAGGGTGAGCACCTGAGGACCGAGCGCCTCCGGCCGGGCGCCAGGAGCCGCGCTCAGGAGCCGCTCGAGCCCCAACGAGAACCCGGCGGCGTAAGGCAACAGCGCCCCGTCGTAACGCCCGCCCCCTAGCAGCGGTTGGCCGTAGTCGAACGTGTAGGCGCGGAAGGTGACGCCCGTGTAGTAGCTGAGGCGCCGCGCCAGGCCGAGGTCGAGGAGTAACTCGCTGGCGTCTTCGAACTCCTCGAGCACGCCCTCGAGCCGGTCGACGGCCTGGCGCGCCGCCGCGTTCGGCGCCAGTCGGCGGGCCTCGTCGAGCAGGCCCTCGTCACCGTAGAGGTCGGGGCAGCGCAAGATGGCGTCGGCAGCGCGGCCACGCAAGCCGAGTGCGCCGATCAGGGCAAGGACGTCGGCGCGGTCTTTGCGGTCGATGGCATCGGCCAGCGCGGGCTCGTGTTCGCGCGGGACGTCGGCCGCCTCCAGTAGCGCCCTCACGTAGGCGGGGTTGCCGACCTCGATCCGCGGCGTCAGCCCCACGGCCCGGACGGACTCGCGGGCGAGGTGGATGATCTCGGCGTCGGCACGGGCGTTGCTCACGCCCACGAGCTCGATGCCGACCTGCGTGAACTCGCGGGTGCCCGCGAGTTCGGGGTGGTGTGCGTGCCAAACGGTGCCCGCGTAACGCAGGCGCAACGCGCGGCGCTCGCCGGCGGCGACCCCGGGGTAGTTGACCGTGACGAGGCGCGCCAGCGCGGGCGTGAAGTCGGACCTCAGGGCCAGCACGTCGCTGCCGTTGTCCGTCAGCTTGAAGGCCTGCGCCTCGCGCGGGTGGCTGGGGTCGAAGTGCTCTAGACCGGGGACCTCGACGGGCAGGTAACCCCACGACGCATAGAGATCGCGTAGCCGCTCGAGGGCGACCTCGCGCGCGGCAGCCGCCTCGGGCGGC encodes:
- the hisG gene encoding ATP phosphoribosyltransferase, yielding MTRANGAPLVLALPKGRVLEEALAALRSAGLRLALSDDDRALRHDGPDATVLVMRNADVPTYVELGVADAGVVGRDVLLEHGSRLYAPVDLGFAACRLSLIRPEGQSGPIRRVASKYPRVAAEYLRRLGSPAEVVALSGNVELACLSGLADAVVDVVQTGATLRANGLAEVDVIAESSARLVVNRAALKLKSHVLRPLIEALRDLSGR
- the corA gene encoding magnesium/cobalt transporter CorA; the encoded protein is MRRKIGAVPGAVVYTGPQRDYGAHLQLIHYQEDSLEETEVSDIASLPKLLEAPGVHWLNVVGVHDTKLLENLGQVLGLHPLTVEDLASLGQRPKTEEYEHYLFMVFRILTRHGVPVTTSEEQGAQGRGSAPGARAADPAAAEAPGAATPATGPATPAPGPATPATGPAAATPTRSPAAPAKLVQLEPSASAGTVGHDLLHSEQFSLVLREGLLVTFQELERDPFEPLRERLRKGAGRLRKMGADYLAYTLIDLVIDQYFEVVEAYGDDLEAIEEKILRGPERDSLERVNDLRRDLLVVRRAVWPLRDVMASLQRKDQAYFSPEVSNYLRDAHDHAVQVMDAVETQREQLTSLHDIYLTLLSVRMNDVMKVLTIIATIFIPLTFLAGIYGMNFKYMPEYHWRWAYPALWLVMLLLGGGMLAAFRRRGWL
- a CDS encoding DUF6384 family protein, coding for MADAPGPSGAPRPAPPPLDDVMLAMDVVDTLRHRERLVQTELASDGRDEAMLESLRSIYASQGITVSDEVLKQGVEALAEGRFVYEAPARRPETRWAYVYVNRAKWGRLLLALFVVGALVFYGYDQVFRAPHRALVNDVGRVHATVLAESRDPAATARAETLYSLATTALAKGEDEEARSSLASLRTLEAQLQASYTLRIAAETTGVWRVPDLNTEAANYYIIVEPIDRNGKNIAIDVTNEETGKTERVKSFGLRVSDATFEEIRRDKLDDGIIQRDVFGEKQAGFLQPEYYFDTTGAAITSWD
- a CDS encoding ATP phosphoribosyltransferase regulatory subunit, whose amino-acid sequence is MVRRPAAARSGAEPLTGLPDGTRFAPPEAAAAREVALERLRDLYASWGYLPVEVPGLEHFDPSHPREAQAFKLTDNGSDVLALRSDFTPALARLVTVNYPGVAAGERRALRLRYAGTVWHAHHPELAGTREFTQVGIELVGVSNARADAEIIHLARESVRAVGLTPRIEVGNPAYVRALLEAADVPREHEPALADAIDRKDRADVLALIGALGLRGRAADAILRCPDLYGDEGLLDEARRLAPNAAARQAVDRLEGVLEEFEDASELLLDLGLARRLSYYTGVTFRAYTFDYGQPLLGGGRYDGALLPYAAGFSLGLERLLSAAPGARPEALGPQVLTLDDPAARLLRAAGIAVARAVASDPGGAEREARAERIPYLLVDGTLRSVAEGGASEARRLELQALLAGNGGRR